The following is a genomic window from Falco naumanni isolate bFalNau1 chromosome 10, bFalNau1.pat, whole genome shotgun sequence.
cgcaaggtcctgcacctgggatgggGCAGCCCCCAGTACCGATACAGACTGGGCGGAGAACgggttgagagcagccctgagaaggactcaggggtgctggtggatgagcTCAGCATGGCCCAGCAATGCACACTCAGCTCAGGAAGCCacccgtgccctgggctgcgTCCCCAGCAGCGTGGGCAGCAGGGCGAGGGGGGGGATGCTGCCCCTCCACTCCCatgagacccccctgcagcgctgcgtccagctctgggctccccccagcacaaggaggacatggacctgctggagcaagtccagagggGCCACAGAGATGGACAGAGGCTGGAGCCCCGCTCTGtgagggcagctgggagagctggggctgttcagcctggagcagagaaggctccggggagacctgACAGCcgccttccagcacctaaaggggccgacaggaaagctggagaggggctttttacaagggcaggtaGCGACGGGACAAGGGGGGtggctttaaactgagagaGGGCGGATTTACAtcaggtattaggaagaaattcttccctgagagggtggtgaggtgctggcccaggctgcccagagcagctgtgggtgccccatccctggcagtgccccaggccaggctggacggggctgggggcaacctgggctggtgggagggggccctgcccgtgacgggggggtggaactagatggtctttaagatcccttccaatccaaaccattctgtgatatCAGCAATTCTGAGACGCACCAAGAGGGAGTTAATCTGCACAGCAACCCTTCCAGGTAATGGCTTTTCAGAACGCTATCACACCTCAAAGGCTCCAAAGAGGAATGCCAAACAGCCGGTGGATTTCTCCTGTTAAGTCTCTTCAGCGCTGGGGAACAGGGATTTTCCAAGGTAGCTTCTGACCCTTAAGTGAAGCAGCCTAGCAGTGGAAAACAACCACAGCTTTCAAAAGGTAACTAACCAGTCAAAATACCAGTAACCTCGGCTTCTTCCCACTAAGGCAAGTAACTGCAATGGATAGAAAGAACAAACCGCACTGCACCAAGAGCACAGGCTGCTCTTGCTTTTCACCATTGTCATACTTCGCAGAGCGTGTTCCCAGAGGGTAGAGCTGAAAACAAATCTCCCTAATCAGTTATTAGAACAGCAACTCCAAAAATCAGATAGTCTCATTCTACTTAGTAGTGTCACTACGAAAGGTGTTTAATAGATGGTATCCGGTTCAGACCGAAAGCACAtgggttttttccagttacagACAGAAGGCAGCACAACCGATAAAGCCCAAAGACTGCACAGGCTGAATTTTGCCGGGTTTGATCCTTAATGAGCCACAGGAcatttccccaccccacccccccccaaggCAAAGCATTTAGATTTTCACCTTATAGAAATGGCTGTAGGAGCAACAGGGGTACACCCTAGACTCTGCCAGTTATCCACTGAATCACCCCAAAGTGGCAGCCGAGACCAGCTGTCTGGCTAGACCACCAAGagtttcctttgaaagaaaaaggtgggttttttaactCTTATAATAATAACGCCACATTTTCACCAGTTAATAGTAGGTCTGTTCACCAGTGACTTGTGAGGCAACATGGACACCAAGACAAGAATTCACAACACAGATTAAAACCCAGCAACTTCAAGACAGCGCTCAAGCACAAGCTGTATTCACAAATCAACTGAAAGGAGAATTAATCAGtaattttaaactgtctttacaaAACCCAAATCAGATTAAGTCTTTGAATACGACTTCACAAAACAATATCCCATGACAGAAATGCCAATACATTTAAATAGCTGCTTAGTCAGCTTGAACAGTGACCAGGAGTAGAAGGCTGTGCTCAAGTTCCTCTTTGTCTACTAGAAGTTCTCAAAAGAAACTTCAAGAACTTGCCCTCAACAGAcaaatctacaaaaaaaaaaaaatcataccagGAAGACACAAAGCCTTGCTCTCTGCTCGTTGGTTTTGACTTACCTGGGCCCCCAGCTAAGCCAACACAACACCTGGAAGAATCCCACCCTCTTTTAACGTTTACATTACAAAAGGCACAAGTCAGAGCAcgctttcctttccttcagggCCTTTCCTCCCCTCACCCTCAGAAATCACAGCAGTGTGCTCCAGCGCTGGGACTTACCCGAAGCAGTCCCGCCAGGGAACTTCATAGCTTAGTTTCCTCTCAGAATTTAACAAGAGCCCAACAAAGGGATTCACCTCTGATGCACCTTTACTACAGTTAGCACTACCGCGACTGGGTCTCCTTCCCCGTTTGGTTCTGAAAAGCATGAAATGCAATGGATGAGTCAGAGGACAGTCTCCACAGGCTTCCTGAGGACTTGAACTTGCCGTCAGAATACAAAACAAGGCTTCCTACAGAATCAAGACACCTATTACATGTCAGTCCTTTTCAGCTAGCTGCAAAGAACCCTGCTGAACCGTGTTTACCCCCCTTCCGTTCCCACTGGGTTTGCTGTGTGCAGTAGTACCTGTTAAGAGAAGCTTCAATAGCCCAGACAAATAACCTGGCTATTCATACTACAAACGCTCTACCTGGGGCGCCAGCAGAACTCAATAATGCTGGTAAATTTGACCTTTGTTTTTAGGGTAGTTAACAGGACAGAGAGGAAGTGCTTAAACCAAAACCTTCTCCCGCCTCTACAACTATAGACTTTATAAACCGATCGCCAGTCTGCTTCATCACTTGCTTTAACCACCTTTCTCCCCTGAGCTTTCTAAGGGCATTCACTTAATACAATAAACACCAAAGACATTTAAATAGAAGGTATATCCCACCAAAGATTAATTTAACCTGCCTTTGAAGGGAAGCAAGAAAGTACTTTCAGCCTAGACTAAGGCCAGAAACAGCACCTACTTTATCCTGTAGTTATAATGAAGACTGAAGAGTATCAACTATGAtgtttttaagtgctttatatttattataaagtATTAGAGTGTATGGAAAAGTATTCTCTATACTAGAGAATAAGATGACAGCTTTTACAAGTTATGCTATACAGTACATGAAATGCTGTGCATTTGAGCTGCTTGGAACAGTATTTACTATACAAGTCAAAAAGGGTAGGCTTAGaagtttattatttataatacagTGTGTTAGAAAGCACAAACAAATaacattcaaaataaacaagctCCCAAAAATCTAAAGAAATCTTTACATGACATGTACACAGATTATACTCAAGTTTCAATATACACGTTATTGTTCCCCACAAGACACTCCACTTCACTGGATTGCTGGAACACGGTGAAAGTTGAAGGTGCAAGAAAAGCACCTCTCAAGCCACATAAGCATTGGACAGGCAGAACAGCAATTTCCTGAAGTGTTCTCCGCAGTCTTTGGCTCTGCTATTTTTACAGCCATATACTGTGGCAACACAAGAAGAGAGATGAGCTCCAATTACAAGTATTGTCAATGCCAATCCAGTTATCTGGGGAGTTGCTAGAGCAATTCAAGGCACTCTTcccagtgctgccagcccaCGGAACCCCCGGTGCAGGACACAGCATTTTAAGAGACAACCAGGCTGGGCTAAAGTATGTTCTTGAAGGACATGGAATGAACAGTTCAAGACAAACTCCTTCAGAATGTCCAGGTCAAAGTTCATTCATACTTCACAGGCACACCAGCttaagagaaaaacattcaTGTATATGTAGGTAACACTTTAAAGCATATTGCTTCAGTGTGTTTAGTTGCTTTATGGTTAAAGCAGTGTAACATATCAGCAGCTTTGAAGATAGTGTTCATGGGGCATGTTGAACCTAATCTCACAGTAAGATTTCAAGCCTACTTCACAGTTTAACAGTtgtctcctttgcttttctttctcattaagAGGCAGTGTCTACAATGAATCATCTTTTACAACTGTTCCGCTTACAAACCATAATGCCAACACCCCCCTTGAAAACGTACTCACAGTAACACTGTTTGCTGATGCATGTGGTATTGACACTGAAGTGTAAGCTTCTCCCATAATATAAAATACCTTCTAGAtcaaaaagatttaaagatATTGCACTGTTGTGTTTTACTTTTGCCTCCCAATCTCATTCCAAGTATTTACGAAACTGTAAACAAGTCATTTTTATACAGTCTTCAGTACTGTACACCTGTGTTCCAAGGAACTGGAATTCAGTGACACCTTCGTTAGAGATACAGTAGCCTAAGCACAGTCTAAGTTCTGTCCAGCTGCCCTCTTCATACAGTAACCAGCAGGCCACTCCTCCCGCATTCACACCTTCAGCCTCTTCTTCTGATCAAAGTACGCATCAAATCTGGATAACGCATATTCCTGCGGAAGTAAGGGACATTCAGCACTCAATATAGTGAACACAgctgagttttctttcttgggaCAGGGAAGCATAATGAAGTTATTAACCTCCCTAGCCCACCATCTCAATGTATTAGTTAGCTCTGTCTGGGAAGGATACTCTCTCCAGAGGTGTTCCAGACTCTTAAAAGTTTTCTCCCACCTTATTTCAACTCTAACATTATTAGCTGCTGCCagcatgtcagaaaaaaactgaaCTAAAAAGGCTGGGTTCTGCAGTGTTTCCTGCAGGATATTCAGTGTACCTGACAGTTATATCACTTTACAGTACACTAAACATTTATCAGGAGTTACACTGATCCCCTTCTCAAGTACAAGCTACCTGTCATTGATACTGCTGCACACCAAACATCAACATGTTGTTACATGGGCACCCAGTTCTCAGTTTCCAAATTCACACTTAGTGCATGCTAGCATCCCACCGGAACAGGATCTTACTGCAGAAGAATACTTCACTGCAGGACATCATCTCACTGCAAGGCCTAACACTTAAGGCTATAGTCTCTCTACATAATAATGGGAagaatttctgaagtttttatcATCTTAGGTGCTTGCATTCTTATGCTAAGAGTACAAACCAGTAACAAACTGATATTAAGAGGTTTAGAAGATACTAGCTGCTGTGGGAGGCCATTTCATCTCCTTTCTGATAACGTACCACAGGTTACTTAGAATACATGTTTAGTTACATGGAATCATGATTAAATAACTTACCAGGTAACCAAACTCAATAGATGAGATCTTTGCTTGTATAATAGACCACAGACCCCAGAAGAAGTGTGATGCAAGCGCAAACCTGGAATTACAAGACTATGTTTATTCAAATATCCAGCTAAGTCACAGCATCTTATTTCAATATCCTGTTAGAATAGGATTCCCTAATTTGGGGATGTCCACACCTCTAAGTATCACATTATAAAACTAACTCCATAGCTTCCCCAtgaaacagtgttttgtttaCTCCACTAACAGCGTATACCACATAGCTAAAGGTTACAATGGACAGATCTTCCTTTAGTATATATGAACACCTCTCTCGAGTGAAGTTTCTCCACCCAGTGAGGTATGCAAGTATAGGTGTCACAGGGGAAGTTTCAAGATACAGCTGTGAAAGACAAGCTACCTGTTAACTTCTATCAACATTTCCTCTTCTAGTTTGGACTTCTCTTCATTGCTCAGCTTTGCAAAGCCGTCATGGAATGCAGACAGGTAACTGGAGATAAAATGAAGCTGGAAGGCAAGTAAACAAGAGTTACAGCTCTTCATCTCAAGACATACTTGCTTCTTTCAGAAAGAACTAAGCAGGCCtttcagtaagtttgcagacatCAACAGTGTTGGAGTTAGCTTTAAGATTAATGGTGGTTCTACTAATTGCTGGTTTAAGAAAAGCCATATTAGGGACAACAGACATTTTGCTACTGCCAACTAATTTCACAGCTGCAGTCCACAACTATTAGACTTTGTGGTGGATAGCTACATGGCACACAAAATATTCTTTCCTGAATAGCTATTATGAagcttctgtgatttttaaagcaaaggcAGTCAGGATTACACAAAGTGTTATATTTAAAGAAGTCATGAAGGAAAGGTCTTGGGACAAAGTTCAAAACAGAACTGGAAGAGAGTCAGGATTTGAAGAGTGTGGACGCTGGCATTTTATTCATTATGTTGTATGTGCCTACCTGTTGCTTCTTTGAAGGATATTTAAGAGCAGTAGCTTTGAAGAATGGGTACTTCTCATACGTGTAATCATACATCCATTCACAGAAGTGATTTCCAATGTCAAATCCTCTGAAAGAGGCAGAAACACTGAGCATCTCAATATTTGCATACTAGCATTCTGGCTTTGCTTAAGCAAAGCTAAAATCAAGTTTAGTAGTACAGGGCTACTTATAAGTTACTGCAGTTTTGCTAAACTAGGTAGAGAATTGATGACTAGaatacagctttttttgcaAGTCATTAAATTCTATTAGTAAGGATGGGCAGTTAAGAATTGAAGTTATCAGCTACATGAAAATACTAGACTTTGCTACAAAGTCTTATACCAATGGAGGCAGTTAAAAATACTTGAGTACACACTACATCTCAGCACAAAGTCAGATATCTCTAGCATTAGCATTATTGCAGGCAAAAACATCATGCTCAAGGTATTTAACATATCCTACTCCCTCATTACTGGAATTCAGGGTTCCATTATGTTCCAGCTATGCTAACATTTAATGATCCCAATGGCTCCACACACTTACATCATTCTTAAACACAGGTACTAGATGACTGAGgtaaaaacagaaagcatttcacTATGTGGTTACATGAAAAACATAGGATTACTCATCTGCACAGATGAGAAAGCTATTTGAAAGGactgaagaaaacatgcaaaacctgCCCCACGtacatatgtacacacacacaatctATCATCCTTCTCACCTCCCCACTAGAAAGAAATTTTGACAATGCAAGCAAGAAGCCATTTGTGCACACACAAGCCCTCTAGTCTGGATAACCAAGGAGCTCCAACAACTTTGACTGCTGTATACCTATACTCAACACCATCAGAACCAGAACTGTTTTGACCAGTTATATTTGCTGTCTACCGCTAGTAGAGCGGAACATAATTCACTAGAATAGACTGATAATCAGTAGTGCAGCACTTGCTCTCACTGTAGCATGCAGAAAGTAATACACCTTCCTGCTGAATATAAAAAGTGATTTACCGGTAATTATAGCTGCTGTATTCAAAGTCAATGAGCAtcagcttctgtttttctgaattctCTCTGCCTTCCAGAAGCAAGACATTACCTGAAAATTTAAAGATAATACAGCATATTAATAAAGTCCCAGGAAaattagagaaaagaaatactgtatctTAAGAAACATTGTTCAGATAATCCCAGTTATCCCTTACATCTGCGCAGAAGAACGACAGGAAGACCCAAGTTGCACTGGCTGTATAGCAGCTCATTGGAAGTAGAGGTATACACTATAAACCttgtaaaactgaaagaaaagttttcttttgtacaGGCAGAAGTAGATGCATTCTTCCAAGGGTCCCGCTTCCCTGGTGTTTAGCTTGCAGCTAACTCAGGTGACACTGTCAGCCTTAGTAGCCCTTGCCGAATTGTTTCTTTCCACAGCCTGAGATCTAAATTATGCAGCATCTCTCATGCCTGCATAGCCCTATCACTGATCACAGAACACTCAGGACAGGAATTGCTTTTCAGCAGCCTGAAAGCCAGACTGATCACTTTGTTATTCTAGTATGTGGCACAACCAGTACCTACGGAAAAGCTCAGTCTTTTCCACTGTACCATATCAGGGAGATAGCTTTACCTGTCTTTCAATTCACTTAAGTCCCTATAATTTCTCTGAAAGGCATCAAGTCTGCTTCTGTCAAGTGCCAACTAGTAAATAAATTTAGAGTAATTTCAACTTCAGCAGTAGCTCGCCCCCTCTCCACAGGTACATCTTTCTTCTGTGTCACACCTTTGCACCAACTGAACAGTCATAGTATTTCAACCCCCGACCCTCACCTTGGGAAATTTTGGTTCCAAAGCTTGCCCCAGTCCTACCTGAGTGACTGCTCCAGTACCGGACTTTTCCACACCAGCAGTGAGACCTTGAACTGCACCACTACTGAGCTAGCTCTTCAGACCTCAGATCAGTGGCCTTTTCTCCCTCGTGCTGCCTATCCTTATGTGCCTACCTATCCTTCAGGGCTATCCTCTTCCAGGCCAGTTCCTCAGCCTTAGCTAACAAGGCTGGGACTCCTGAGAACAAACCAGCCCTGCATATGGTCCTAGTACAGCatccttccagctctgcccatCTCACCCACTGTACAGGTGACAGGGAGCATAGACATGGCACACTCAACACCTTCAGCCCTGCTTCCTTTTCAACTGTTTATAGAGAACTGGCTCAGAAAAATTGTTACTCCCCCCATGACTCCAAAGAAAGCACACTAAAAAAATGTGGATAAAGTTCTCCTAATATTTCTTACCAATACAAGCTGAGAACTGCCGAGTCAAACTATCCTAGTCTCCATTTTCACCATTCACTGTActttttcagtatctttcttttaaaaggactAAAGTATATCCTACCCTGATTGTGTATATTGCAGACAGCTAAGAAAGGTACAGTCTTAACAGAAAAGGCTCAAGTCTCCCACCATCAATCAGTCCACTAACAGAGCACGTGTACACATTTGGCTTAATCCAGTTATGATACTAGATGTTCTCTTCATTAGCCTGAAGGGTTGCTGAAGCCAATTCACTTTGTTTTGCAACTGTTGTGCACCGGGAGTGCACAGGCTACCGTTTCAGGTCAGCACCTTGATAACACAACTACACCCCAGAAAGCAAACAAGTGACCAAAGGCTTCATACTGCATCCTTGAACAAGGTCACGAAATATTAGCAGCTTACCTTCTTGACAGTCATTGTGGCAAAATACAACTGGTGATGAAGTAGCTTCAAGCATAGCTCTAGAAAACAGTAACATAGGATCTTATAAGTGAGAAATCACTAAGCTCAGTTCACTTTGAAGTAaagaatggattttgttttaagaatttGAAGCACTATTCATTTCTAGCAAGGCCCTATTTTTCAATTAGGAGCCCAAGATCAGGACAACAAAGTTGTACTTCATTGATCAGCAATTTCATTGGATCAACTGGTAGCCCTGAGACTCAGGTTGGTTACAGAACCAAAAAGAATCCCCaacttgtaaagaaaaataaagacagagtATTACATTGTATAATGTGTTTGAACaagtataaaaaaatccatactCA
Proteins encoded in this region:
- the CHKA gene encoding choline kinase alpha isoform X3, coding for MLFQCSLPDTIETVADEPRKVLLRLYGAILQMRSCNKGESVQSQKENDLQGAEAMVLESVMFAILAERALGPKLYGIFPQGRLEEFIPSRKLSTEELSLPDISAEIAEKMARFHGMKMPFNKEPKWLFGTMEKYLNQVLRIKFTRESRTRKLNKLLSYNLPQEMKNLRAMLEATSSPVVFCHNDCQEGNVLLLEGRENSEKQKLMLIDFEYSSYNYRGFDIGNHFCEWMYDYTYEKYPFFKATALKYPSKKQQLHFISSYLSAFHDGFAKLSNEEKSKLEEEMLIEVNRFALASHFFWGLWSIIQAKISSIEFGYLEYALSRFDAYFDQKKRLKV